In a genomic window of Phycisphaerae bacterium:
- a CDS encoding vitamin B12 dependent-methionine synthase activation domain-containing protein, with translation MSDPVILDNIAFDLEPEAVLDRLHLRDLDDYHSRALDLAGQAQVVARPRAMYRVAYIDSRTDDTVTVEGITFTSRVLAVNLRETHRVFPFVATCGREMAAWAAPITDMLERFWAETLMEMAVHAAARFVHKHVTDKAAFGPVAAMDPGSLQDWPLEQQRELFTLLGDTCGAIGVELTDSCLMVPVKSVSGIFFPSETHYENCQLCPRETCPGRRAKYDPDLYARRYAQH, from the coding sequence TCGAACCCGAGGCCGTTCTCGACCGTCTGCACCTGCGGGACCTCGATGACTACCACTCACGGGCTCTTGACTTGGCCGGTCAGGCGCAGGTTGTCGCCCGGCCGCGAGCCATGTACCGGGTCGCCTACATCGATAGCCGTACGGATGACACTGTCACTGTTGAGGGCATCACCTTCACCAGCCGGGTGTTGGCGGTGAATCTTCGGGAGACGCATCGGGTTTTCCCTTTTGTGGCGACCTGCGGGCGCGAGATGGCGGCTTGGGCTGCGCCGATCACCGACATGCTCGAAAGGTTCTGGGCTGAGACATTGATGGAAATGGCCGTCCATGCGGCTGCCCGGTTCGTGCACAAGCATGTCACCGATAAGGCCGCCTTTGGCCCGGTTGCCGCCATGGACCCCGGCTCGCTTCAGGATTGGCCGCTGGAACAGCAGCGCGAACTCTTCACCCTGCTGGGCGACACCTGCGGTGCGATCGGGGTGGAGCTGACCGATAGCTGCTTGATGGTGCCCGTCAAGAGCGTTTCCGGTATCTTTTTCCCTTCGGAGACGCATTATGAGAACTGCCAGCTCTGTCCGCGCGAGACCTGCCCCGGCCGTCGGGCCAAGTACGATCCGGACCTCTACGCCCGCCGCTACGCCCAGCACTGA